Part of the Candidatus Chlorohelix allophototropha genome, TGATCGCCGATTTTGGGGTTGCTAAAACACTGGGAGAAAATGTCAATCTTACCCAAACGGGTTCAGCGGTAGGTTCACCGCTATATATGGCACCAGAACAATTTATGGGGCAAGCCGATTATCGCAGTGACCTCTATTCGATGGGTGTTATTCTGTTTCAGCTTCTCACTGGCAGGGTAGTATATTCCGGTACTACTTCGTGGGAAATTGCCACAAAGCATTTCAGCGATGCTTTACCACTGCCCGACCAGATGGTGCCGCTCCCGTTAGAGCAATTTCTTACTCGTGCTTTGCACAAGCGTCCCGAAGGACGTTTTGCAAGCGCACAAGAGATGGAAACTGCGTTTCATGAAGCTGCCCGCCGAGTCACTTCTGCCGATTTGCAGGTTAGACCTGTAAGGCAAGCGCAAGGGGCGATAGCGACTCCTTCTTCCGCACCACAATATTCCAACCCTGCTAATGTTTATACAATACCGTTAACGCCTACACCCAATCATCCCGCCACCTATTATCCGGCGAATTCAGGCGGTATTCCTACCGGGTTGCAACCAAATGTAAATTATGGCGCGGCGGTACCGCCTTATCCCACTCCTACTCCACCACCTGCCCCTGCTAAAAAATCTTCTATGCCGCTTATCATAGGTGGTGTAGCGGCAATGTTATTGGTGGCTGTTACTGCGCTACTATTGTTTGTTTTCCTCGGCAATTCTACTGCCAAAACTGCCAGTAATAGCAATGTGACGGTAGTGACAACTGTGGCAGGTAACGCCCCTTCTTTAAAGGTGCAAATTAATCCTGCTAGTGGCACTAAAGTTTCAGGTTTTGGTGTAATTACGGATATGGGCAATGGACAGGTTCGAGTTGAAATGAATATTACCGG contains:
- a CDS encoding serine/threonine-protein kinase encodes the protein MPLENTQLGAYRLLSPVGRGGMAEVWLANQLNLNREVAIKIIPNRNDTNDELNITARFEREARAIARLDHPAILPVIDFGNTDEYLYLVMPYLRGGSLQERIKRETLTRVQAFEIFGQVLSGLTYAHSRGIIHRDLKPANILLYDERRAVIADFGVAKTLGENVNLTQTGSAVGSPLYMAPEQFMGQADYRSDLYSMGVILFQLLTGRVVYSGTTSWEIATKHFSDALPLPDQMVPLPLEQFLTRALHKRPEGRFASAQEMETAFHEAARRVTSADLQVRPVRQAQGAIATPSSAPQYSNPANVYTIPLTPTPNHPATYYPANSGGIPTGLQPNVNYGAAVPPYPTPTPPPAPAKKSSMPLIIGGVAAMLLVAVTALLLFVFLGNSTAKTASNSNVTVVTTVAGNAPSLKVQINPASGTKVSGFGVITDMGNGQVRVEMNITGLEPGAHNSHIHSGSCANLGPIEYALNPLQADSSGKAQTVTVVSASFAEVTRGGLYLNVHNETGTPTYNAGCGDIIS